One Streptomyces sp. R28 DNA window includes the following coding sequences:
- a CDS encoding glyceraldehyde-3-phosphate dehydrogenase, which yields MTVNDDSFTNWKNREEIAESMIPIIGKLHRERDVTVLLHSRSLVNKSVVSILKTHRFARQIAGEELSVTETLPFLQALASLDLGPSQIDIGMLAATYKTDDRGLSVAAFTAEAVAGATGANKIERGEGRDAVLYGFGRIGRLVARLLIEKSGSGNGLRLRAIVVRGGGDQDIVKRASLLRRDSIHGQFQGTITVDEANSTIIANGNEIKVIYANDPSEVDYTAYGIKNAILIDNTGKWRDREGLSKHLRPGIDKVVLTAPGKGDVPNIVHGVNHDTIKPDEQILSCASCTTNAIVPPLKAMDDEFGVLRGHVETVHSFTNDQNLLDNYHKSERRGRSAPLNMVITETGAASAVAKALPDLKAKITGSSIRVPVPDVSIAILNLQLARETDRQEVLDYLRDVSLTSPLRRQIDFITAPDAVSSDFIGSRHASIVDAGALKVEGDNAILYLWYDNEFGYSCQVIRVVQHVSGVEYPTYPAPAV from the coding sequence GTGACTGTCAACGACGACTCGTTCACCAACTGGAAGAACCGCGAGGAGATCGCGGAGTCGATGATCCCGATCATCGGGAAGCTGCACCGTGAGCGGGACGTCACCGTCCTGCTGCACAGCCGCTCCTTGGTGAACAAGTCGGTGGTCAGCATCCTGAAGACGCACCGGTTCGCCCGGCAGATCGCCGGCGAGGAGCTCTCGGTCACCGAGACCCTGCCCTTCCTCCAGGCGCTCGCCTCGCTCGACCTCGGTCCGTCCCAGATCGACATCGGCATGCTGGCCGCGACGTACAAGACCGACGACCGCGGTCTGTCGGTGGCGGCGTTCACCGCCGAGGCCGTCGCCGGTGCCACCGGCGCCAACAAGATCGAGCGCGGCGAGGGGCGCGACGCCGTCCTCTACGGCTTCGGCCGCATCGGCCGCCTGGTCGCCCGGCTGCTCATCGAGAAGTCCGGCTCGGGCAACGGCCTGCGGCTGCGCGCCATCGTTGTGCGGGGCGGTGGCGACCAGGACATCGTCAAGCGGGCCTCGCTGCTGCGCCGTGACTCCATCCACGGCCAGTTCCAGGGCACGATCACCGTCGACGAGGCGAACAGCACGATCATCGCCAACGGCAACGAGATCAAGGTGATCTACGCCAACGACCCGTCCGAGGTCGACTACACGGCGTACGGCATCAAGAACGCCATCCTCATCGACAACACGGGCAAGTGGCGCGACCGCGAGGGCCTGTCCAAGCACCTGCGCCCCGGCATCGACAAGGTCGTGCTGACCGCGCCCGGCAAGGGCGACGTCCCCAACATCGTGCACGGCGTCAACCACGACACCATCAAGCCGGACGAGCAGATCCTGTCCTGCGCCTCCTGCACCACCAACGCCATAGTCCCCCCGCTGAAGGCGATGGACGACGAGTTCGGTGTGCTGCGCGGCCATGTGGAGACCGTCCACTCGTTCACCAACGACCAGAACCTGCTGGACAACTACCACAAGTCCGAGCGCCGCGGCCGCAGTGCGCCGCTGAACATGGTCATCACCGAGACCGGGGCCGCCTCGGCCGTCGCCAAGGCGCTGCCCGACCTCAAGGCGAAGATCACCGGCAGCTCGATCCGCGTCCCGGTGCCGGACGTCTCGATCGCGATCCTGAACCTCCAGCTCGCGCGTGAGACCGACCGCCAGGAGGTCCTCGACTACCTGCGCGACGTGTCGCTGACCTCGCCGCTGCGGCGCCAGATCGACTTCATCACGGCCCCCGACGCGGTCTCCAGCGACTTCATCGGTTCGCGGCACGCCTCGATCGTGGACGCCGGAGCCCTGAAGGTCGAGGGCGACAACGCGATCCTCTACCTCTGGTACGACAACGAGTTCGGCTATTCCTGCCAGGTCATCCGAGTCGTCCAGCACGTCTCGGGAGTCGAGTACCCGACTTACCCGGCACCGGCGGTCTGA
- a CDS encoding collagenase, with the protein MRYRFVLPRRMAGPLAVCAMLSGLLSTPALAAPPADTGPTAAVASPRKPTQPPPPTGARVNPAVRPAVQGQPLTPAQLPPLAPTSAPTPPRTGAAAKADSCSPDDFGRRTGAELVAFVKASTTACVNSLFAVTGSQARDIFREPQMVTVAKAFTSAARIYRGDNSARVWQLVLFLRAGYYVQFNHPADVGPYGAPLARNTTGGLDTFFARPHSRDVTAANGDVLGEVVILTDSADQQARYLKVYRRTLNAYDSSYDAVRSMLAAVNAVYTPLWRGNWNAEYVKTVTADPYIARTLHAFAMNHLDLLATDNAYLVSNAGMNLARYVEHPALHATVRPLTKGLLDASRITGPTAGLWVAVATQAEYYDGPNCSYYGVCDLAGQLTRAVLPIAHSCDATHTIRAQALNAADLDAACASVLGQDRYFHDLVRNDGPIPGQYLSTLDLVVFAGSADYRTYAGAIFGISTDNGGMTLIGDPAAPDNKPLAVMYQKSRDEGHAARIWNLNHEYTHYLDARYDMKGDFAQQTSVPDVWWIEGVAEYVSYGYRRITDAQAVAEAGKHTYRLSTLFQNTYANSDVTRTYPWGYLAVRYMFEKHPADVHRMLARFRAGDYAGGYAVYASDIGTRYDADFDEWLTACGAGACAAPAAVVSRESSRGSAR; encoded by the coding sequence ATGCGCTACCGCTTCGTGCTGCCCAGACGCATGGCCGGCCCACTCGCCGTCTGCGCCATGCTCTCCGGCCTGCTGTCGACGCCCGCACTCGCGGCGCCACCGGCCGACACCGGCCCCACCGCTGCCGTGGCCTCGCCCCGGAAGCCGACGCAGCCCCCGCCGCCGACCGGTGCGCGCGTCAACCCCGCCGTCCGTCCCGCCGTGCAGGGGCAGCCGCTCACCCCGGCCCAACTCCCGCCCCTGGCACCGACGTCCGCACCGACCCCTCCGCGTACGGGCGCCGCTGCGAAGGCGGACTCGTGCAGCCCGGACGACTTCGGCCGCCGGACCGGCGCCGAACTCGTCGCGTTCGTCAAGGCCTCGACCACCGCATGCGTCAACAGCCTGTTCGCGGTGACCGGTTCGCAGGCCCGCGACATCTTCCGCGAGCCCCAGATGGTCACCGTCGCGAAGGCGTTCACGAGTGCCGCGCGGATCTATCGCGGCGACAACTCGGCCCGCGTATGGCAGCTCGTCCTGTTCCTGCGCGCCGGCTACTACGTGCAGTTCAACCACCCGGCCGACGTCGGCCCGTACGGCGCACCCCTGGCCCGCAACACCACCGGCGGCCTGGACACCTTCTTCGCGCGCCCCCACTCCAGGGACGTCACCGCGGCCAACGGCGACGTGCTCGGCGAGGTCGTCATCCTCACCGACAGCGCCGACCAGCAGGCCCGCTATCTGAAGGTCTACCGGCGGACGCTCAACGCATACGACAGCTCCTACGACGCCGTCCGCAGCATGCTGGCCGCCGTCAACGCCGTCTACACCCCCCTCTGGCGCGGCAATTGGAACGCGGAGTACGTCAAGACGGTCACCGCCGACCCGTACATCGCCCGGACCCTGCACGCGTTCGCCATGAACCACCTGGACCTGCTCGCCACCGACAACGCCTACCTGGTCTCCAACGCCGGTATGAACCTGGCCCGTTACGTCGAGCACCCGGCGCTGCACGCCACGGTCCGGCCCCTGACCAAGGGCCTGCTGGACGCGTCGCGGATCACCGGCCCCACGGCCGGGCTGTGGGTGGCGGTGGCGACCCAGGCCGAGTACTACGACGGCCCCAACTGCTCCTACTACGGCGTCTGCGACCTCGCCGGACAGCTGACCAGGGCCGTCCTGCCGATCGCCCACTCCTGCGACGCCACGCACACCATCCGGGCCCAGGCTCTCAACGCGGCCGATCTCGACGCGGCGTGCGCCAGTGTGCTGGGCCAGGACCGGTACTTCCACGATCTCGTGCGGAACGACGGCCCCATACCCGGGCAGTATCTGTCGACCCTCGACCTCGTCGTCTTCGCCGGCAGCGCCGACTACCGGACCTACGCCGGGGCGATCTTCGGGATCAGCACGGACAACGGCGGCATGACCCTGATCGGAGATCCGGCGGCCCCCGACAACAAACCGCTCGCGGTCATGTACCAGAAGAGCCGGGACGAGGGGCACGCGGCCAGGATCTGGAACCTCAACCACGAGTACACGCACTACCTGGACGCCCGGTACGACATGAAGGGCGACTTCGCCCAGCAGACGTCGGTGCCGGACGTGTGGTGGATCGAGGGCGTGGCCGAGTACGTCTCCTACGGCTACCGGCGGATCACCGACGCGCAGGCGGTCGCGGAGGCGGGCAAGCACACGTACCGGCTGAGCACGCTGTTCCAGAACACCTACGCCAACAGTGACGTGACCCGCACCTACCCCTGGGGCTACCTCGCGGTCCGGTACATGTTCGAGAAGCACCCGGCCGACGTCCACCGCATGCTCGCCCGCTTCCGCGCCGGGGACTACGCGGGCGGATACGCCGTCTACGCCTCCGACATCGGCACCCGCTACGACGCCGACTTCGACGAGTGGCTGACGGCGTGCGGCGCAGGCGCCTGCGCCGCACCCGCGGCCGTCGTCAGTCGAGAGTCGTCTCGGGGATCTGCACGCTGA
- a CDS encoding FtsK/SpoIIIE domain-containing protein — MKLLITTVADGDPSSRQDVVLSADAATPVRDVAEQLARLRADAPASVPDQAPVCYLGDDPLSPGAPLAGTPVMDGSVLGLGAPVPRAGAEYGPQRFAMPQPQRVDHSPVVELQVVGGPDAGRVYALGVGSHGIGPLEGSAVPLQGRGLPSDGIRISVRPDGSAIVELPQDGTARLSVPEPPEHRGRPNVELLPLAEQDEEDAEDEAAEVEGADTAALPDGWEPWPLGGELAFGEYLLRLTEPTQRDAAVVPSEGGGGLDYNRPPRILPHLEPERFRLPGPPEPPGRRPIPFLVAVAPMFMGLGSVLIFHSYYYLLFMFMSPMLMAANHVSGRRTARKDFEEKSRTYRLRRASLEEDVRQKVVTEQRLRSESAPDPALAGLWGVGPGRRLWERRRGDPDHLALRLGTASQPSLLGIDDTAREDNHTSVHWTIPDAPVSVDLEHCGVVGLAGETGPVQALARWMTAQAAVLHTPRDLRIVVLTDKASEESWDWARWLPHSRDGLPGSRGGALTLIGNDPETVANRVAELVSTLRTRQRAAESTMSKALLSEPDVLVVMDGARRLRDVPGVVSILKEGPAVRIFPVCLDHEERLLPEECTAVVRYENHRLTLRRTGQPAIPDIRPDLVEPAWCERLARGIAPIHDVTPDASEGLPDRVGLLDLLGLPEPSGEDVAARWARRPASTEVLVGAGYDGPAAFDLVKDGPHGLVAGTTGSGKSELLQTLVAALAAVNRPDELTFVLVDYKGGSAFKDCVRLPHTLGMVTDLDSHLVQRALTSLSAELTRREHILAAAGAKDLPEYQTMRRRDPELEPVPRLVIVIDEFATLFREIPDFIPGLVSIAQRGRSLGIHLILATQRPAGVVNADIRANTNLRIALRVTDPSESQDVIDTKDAVSISPSTPGRALARLGHGTVVPFQTAYSGAVRPGATPVRQPQRATEAETPRIWGTELPWQRLGRAVGMPSAETEPTASPVVDDSPTDLNALVEAVREAAELTGCAPQPSPWLPPLGHSVLIDDLPQPEPTDDSRLSPVAWALSDLPGAQAQLPVRLDLAAFGHLYVIGIPRSGRSQVLRTMAGALARAHTSADVHLYGIDFGGGALSALGMLPHCGAVVPRGDTERLERLFTRLDAELHRRQELLTQHHAANLSELRAIVPASSRPAHVLLLVDGWDALVDLIAEHNGGRQMDQLNRLLREGAASGLHVVATSERALLGGRASALNDNKLLLRLNDRSDYHVVGKRPRDLPDVIRSGQGWTSDGAEIQVALLAPGATGQEQAEALRAIGAEATRRDAGLPAARRPVRIGTLPAKVEFTDAYEKVPQELRRPMWGLLGLGGDDVAPVGVDFAGPSPTLVVAGPPGSGRSTTLASLAVSLLASGTRLVVLTPRESPLRALNGHPGVRLLTAPSPTAQELAAALGSDSEPRVVIVDDADLLILPAIDQDLRALVESGRDRGIGVAAGVTGETMAAAMGWLSALKRHRRGVLLDPQSVMEGDILGVRLTHAHMRNRRPGRGLTVDQRSGELISVQIPETTLD, encoded by the coding sequence ATGAAACTCCTCATCACCACCGTTGCCGACGGCGATCCCTCGAGCCGTCAGGACGTCGTGTTGAGCGCCGACGCCGCCACCCCCGTGCGGGACGTCGCCGAACAGCTGGCCCGGCTGCGCGCCGACGCCCCGGCGTCCGTGCCGGACCAGGCACCCGTCTGCTACCTGGGCGACGATCCGCTGTCCCCCGGAGCCCCCTTGGCCGGTACGCCCGTGATGGACGGCAGCGTGCTCGGCCTCGGCGCGCCCGTCCCCCGGGCCGGCGCGGAGTACGGACCCCAGCGCTTCGCCATGCCGCAACCGCAGCGGGTGGACCACTCGCCGGTCGTGGAACTCCAGGTGGTGGGCGGCCCAGACGCGGGGCGGGTGTACGCGCTCGGCGTCGGCAGCCACGGCATCGGCCCGCTGGAGGGCTCCGCCGTACCGCTTCAGGGCCGTGGCCTTCCCTCCGACGGCATACGGATCTCCGTGCGCCCGGACGGATCCGCCATCGTCGAGCTGCCGCAGGACGGCACCGCGCGTCTGTCCGTGCCGGAGCCGCCGGAGCACCGGGGCAGGCCGAACGTCGAGCTGCTGCCCCTCGCGGAGCAGGACGAGGAGGACGCTGAGGACGAGGCGGCGGAGGTGGAGGGCGCCGATACGGCCGCCCTCCCCGACGGCTGGGAGCCCTGGCCGCTCGGCGGTGAGCTGGCCTTCGGCGAGTATCTGCTGCGGCTGACCGAGCCGACGCAGCGGGACGCCGCGGTGGTGCCGTCCGAGGGTGGCGGCGGGCTGGACTACAACCGGCCGCCGCGTATCCTGCCGCACCTCGAACCTGAGCGCTTCCGCCTCCCCGGACCGCCCGAGCCGCCCGGCCGCAGGCCCATCCCGTTCCTGGTGGCGGTCGCCCCCATGTTCATGGGCCTCGGCAGTGTGCTCATCTTTCATTCGTACTACTACCTGCTCTTCATGTTCATGTCGCCGATGCTGATGGCGGCGAACCACGTCAGCGGTCGGCGCACGGCCCGCAAGGACTTCGAGGAGAAGTCCCGCACGTACCGGCTGCGCCGGGCCTCGCTGGAGGAGGACGTCCGGCAGAAGGTCGTCACCGAGCAGCGGCTGCGCAGCGAGAGCGCGCCCGACCCGGCGCTGGCCGGCCTGTGGGGTGTCGGCCCCGGCCGCCGGCTGTGGGAGCGCCGCCGCGGCGACCCCGACCACCTGGCCCTGCGCCTCGGTACCGCGAGCCAGCCGTCTCTCCTCGGCATCGACGACACGGCGCGCGAGGACAACCACACCTCCGTGCACTGGACCATCCCGGACGCGCCCGTCAGCGTCGACCTCGAACACTGCGGAGTGGTGGGGCTGGCCGGTGAGACCGGCCCGGTGCAGGCGCTGGCCCGCTGGATGACCGCCCAGGCCGCCGTCCTGCACACACCGCGCGACCTGCGGATCGTCGTCCTCACCGACAAGGCGTCCGAGGAGTCCTGGGACTGGGCCCGCTGGCTGCCGCACTCCCGGGACGGCCTGCCCGGATCCCGCGGCGGCGCCCTCACCCTCATCGGCAACGACCCGGAGACGGTGGCCAACCGCGTCGCCGAACTGGTCTCCACCCTGCGCACCCGGCAGCGGGCCGCGGAGTCGACGATGAGCAAGGCGCTGCTCAGCGAACCGGACGTGCTGGTCGTCATGGACGGCGCCCGCCGTCTGCGCGACGTCCCCGGTGTGGTCTCCATCCTCAAGGAAGGCCCGGCCGTACGGATCTTCCCGGTCTGTCTGGACCACGAGGAGCGGCTCCTGCCCGAGGAGTGCACCGCGGTGGTCCGCTACGAGAACCACCGCCTCACCCTGCGCCGCACCGGACAGCCCGCCATCCCGGACATCCGCCCGGACCTGGTGGAACCGGCCTGGTGCGAGCGCCTGGCGCGGGGCATCGCCCCGATCCACGACGTGACCCCGGACGCCTCGGAGGGGCTGCCCGACCGGGTCGGTCTGCTCGATCTGCTGGGCCTGCCGGAACCGAGCGGTGAGGACGTCGCGGCCCGCTGGGCCCGCCGCCCCGCGTCCACCGAAGTGCTGGTCGGCGCGGGCTACGACGGCCCGGCCGCCTTCGACCTGGTGAAGGACGGACCGCACGGCCTAGTCGCGGGCACCACGGGATCCGGCAAGTCGGAGCTGCTCCAGACCCTCGTGGCCGCCCTCGCCGCGGTCAACCGGCCCGACGAACTGACCTTCGTGCTGGTCGACTACAAGGGCGGCAGCGCCTTCAAGGACTGTGTGCGGCTGCCGCACACCCTCGGCATGGTCACCGACCTCGACAGCCACCTCGTCCAGCGGGCGCTGACCTCGCTGTCGGCCGAACTGACGCGCCGTGAGCACATCCTGGCGGCCGCCGGGGCCAAGGACCTGCCCGAGTACCAGACCATGCGCCGCCGGGACCCGGAGCTCGAACCGGTGCCCCGGCTCGTCATCGTCATCGACGAGTTCGCCACGCTCTTCCGGGAGATCCCCGACTTCATCCCGGGCCTGGTGAGCATCGCCCAGCGCGGCCGGTCGCTCGGCATCCACCTGATCCTGGCGACGCAGCGGCCGGCCGGTGTGGTCAACGCCGACATCCGCGCCAACACCAACCTGCGGATCGCCCTTCGTGTCACCGACCCCTCCGAGAGCCAGGACGTCATCGACACCAAGGACGCGGTCAGCATCTCCCCGAGCACCCCCGGCCGGGCACTGGCCCGTCTCGGGCACGGCACGGTCGTACCGTTCCAGACGGCTTACTCCGGGGCCGTCCGTCCGGGAGCGACGCCGGTCCGGCAGCCGCAGCGGGCGACCGAGGCGGAAACGCCCCGGATCTGGGGAACGGAACTGCCGTGGCAGCGCCTCGGCCGCGCCGTCGGAATGCCGAGCGCCGAAACAGAGCCCACCGCTTCCCCGGTGGTCGACGACTCCCCCACCGACCTCAACGCGCTGGTGGAAGCGGTGCGCGAGGCTGCGGAGCTCACCGGCTGCGCCCCGCAGCCCAGCCCCTGGCTGCCCCCGCTCGGCCACTCCGTGCTGATCGACGACCTGCCGCAGCCCGAGCCGACCGACGACTCCCGACTGTCCCCGGTGGCCTGGGCCCTGTCGGACCTGCCCGGCGCCCAGGCGCAGCTGCCGGTGCGGCTGGACCTCGCCGCCTTCGGCCACCTGTACGTCATCGGCATCCCGCGCTCCGGCCGGTCGCAGGTGCTGCGGACCATGGCCGGGGCGCTGGCCCGGGCCCACACCTCCGCGGACGTGCATCTGTACGGCATCGACTTCGGGGGCGGCGCGCTGTCGGCCCTGGGCATGCTGCCGCACTGCGGCGCGGTCGTGCCGCGCGGCGACACCGAGCGGCTGGAGCGACTGTTCACCCGGCTCGACGCCGAACTGCACCGCCGCCAGGAGCTGCTGACCCAGCATCACGCGGCGAACCTCTCGGAACTCCGCGCGATCGTCCCCGCCTCTTCCCGCCCGGCGCACGTGCTGCTGCTCGTCGACGGCTGGGACGCGCTCGTCGACCTCATCGCCGAGCACAACGGCGGGCGGCAGATGGACCAGCTGAACCGTCTGCTCAGGGAAGGCGCCGCCTCGGGGCTGCATGTCGTGGCCACCTCCGAGCGGGCCCTGCTGGGCGGGCGGGCCAGCGCGCTCAACGACAACAAGCTGCTGCTGCGCCTCAACGACCGTTCCGACTACCACGTCGTCGGGAAGCGCCCTCGTGACCTGCCCGACGTGATCAGATCCGGACAGGGCTGGACCTCCGACGGAGCCGAGATCCAGGTGGCGTTGCTCGCGCCCGGGGCCACCGGTCAGGAGCAGGCGGAGGCGCTGCGCGCCATCGGCGCCGAGGCGACCCGCCGCGACGCCGGACTGCCCGCCGCCCGACGGCCCGTGCGGATCGGCACCCTGCCGGCGAAAGTGGAGTTCACGGACGCGTACGAGAAGGTGCCCCAGGAACTGCGCCGGCCCATGTGGGGCCTGCTCGGGCTGGGCGGCGACGACGTCGCACCCGTCGGCGTGGACTTCGCGGGCCCGTCGCCGACGCTCGTGGTCGCCGGGCCGCCCGGGTCGGGCCGCAGCACCACGCTGGCGAGCCTGGCGGTCTCCCTGCTCGCCTCCGGCACCCGGCTCGTCGTCCTCACGCCACGGGAGTCGCCGCTGCGTGCGCTGAACGGTCATCCGGGCGTACGGCTGCTCACCGCGCCGTCCCCCACGGCACAGGAGCTCGCCGCCGCACTGGGCAGCGACAGCGAGCCCCGCGTGGTGATCGTCGACGACGCCGACCTGCTGATCCTGCCGGCGATCGACCAGGATCTGCGCGCCCTGGTCGAATCCGGCCGGGACCGCGGGATCGGCGTGGCGGCCGGTGTCACCGGGGAGACGATGGCGGCAGCCATGGGCTGGCTCAGCGCCCTGAAGCGGCACCGCCGGGGCGTCCTCCTCGACCCTCAGAGCGTGATGGAGGGCGACATCCTGGGCGTGCGCCTGACCCATGCCCATATGCGCAACCGCAGGCCCGGCCGGGGTCTGACCGTCGACCAGCGCTCCGGGGAGCTGATCAGCGTGCAGATCCCCGAGACGACTCTCGACTGA
- a CDS encoding sigma-70 family RNA polymerase sigma factor, protein MRTSTTCNPAESSHKRGGSAPASDGSFRELYERHHGPLLRYVSRLLRGDRQRAEDFVQETLLRAWLSSTDEPPDWSPSRAWLFRVAHNLVVDWTRREQARPECHQELLESHAEPVDPIGQAVHRRFLVHALSRLSLPHREVLFYVYVLGWTGPDAADALSIPPGTVKSRTHHAIRELRRRHPEDAVVAA, encoded by the coding sequence ATGAGAACGTCCACGACCTGCAACCCTGCCGAGAGCTCCCACAAACGCGGTGGGAGCGCTCCCGCGAGCGATGGCTCCTTCCGCGAGCTCTACGAACGGCACCACGGGCCGCTGCTGCGCTACGTCTCCCGCCTGCTGCGCGGCGACCGGCAGCGTGCCGAGGACTTCGTCCAGGAAACCCTGCTGCGCGCCTGGCTGAGCAGCACGGACGAGCCGCCGGACTGGTCGCCCTCGCGGGCCTGGTTGTTCCGGGTGGCACACAACCTGGTGGTGGACTGGACGCGACGCGAGCAGGCCCGCCCCGAGTGCCACCAGGAGCTGCTGGAGTCGCACGCCGAGCCCGTCGACCCGATCGGCCAGGCGGTGCACCGCCGCTTCCTCGTGCACGCCCTCTCCCGCCTGTCCCTGCCGCACCGCGAGGTGCTCTTCTACGTCTACGTGCTGGGCTGGACCGGCCCGGACGCCGCGGACGCCCTGTCCATACCGCCGGGCACGGTCAAGTCGCGCACTCATCACGCGATACGGGAGCTGCGCCGACGCCACCCCGAGGACGCAGTGGTGGCCGCATGA
- a CDS encoding LysR family transcriptional regulator: MDLELRHLRVLCAIADAGSVGRAAAELGYSQPGISTQLRRIERHFGEPLFERGPTGVRPTGYGVEVVAQARDVLTRADAIGRRPAAGAAAARRTLRVAATNSPMLAGMVSGVRARLPDVPLAVSSVYASSRIVELLQDGTVDAAIAADYPGRELEHSDAVVHRGIVTEPTFVALPSRHPLRHRPQIGLADLAGEAWFVTPDDGAGWPGVFHAACAAAGFTPATVHEFLGDQLQLQGMIADGLGVSLVQPTLRPIPHVVVKPLIGTPLWCRYVLAWRPETVAGELAETLFQSATAAYRELAAQSPHLRAWAARTWSLPGV, encoded by the coding sequence ATGGATCTGGAACTTAGGCATCTGCGGGTGCTGTGCGCGATCGCCGACGCGGGGAGCGTGGGCCGGGCGGCCGCGGAGCTGGGGTACTCGCAGCCCGGGATCAGCACCCAACTCCGGCGGATCGAGCGGCACTTCGGTGAGCCGCTGTTCGAGCGCGGGCCGACGGGGGTGCGGCCGACCGGCTACGGCGTCGAGGTGGTGGCTCAGGCCCGCGACGTCCTGACCCGCGCCGACGCGATCGGGCGCCGTCCCGCCGCCGGGGCCGCTGCCGCGCGCCGGACCCTGCGCGTCGCGGCGACCAACTCGCCGATGCTGGCCGGCATGGTCTCCGGGGTCCGTGCCCGGCTGCCCGACGTCCCGCTCGCCGTGAGCAGCGTGTACGCCTCCTCGCGGATCGTCGAACTCCTTCAGGACGGCACGGTGGACGCGGCCATCGCCGCGGACTACCCCGGCAGGGAGCTGGAGCACTCGGACGCGGTGGTCCATCGAGGCATCGTCACCGAGCCGACGTTCGTGGCCCTGCCGTCCCGTCATCCGCTCCGGCACCGCCCGCAGATCGGGCTTGCCGACCTGGCCGGAGAGGCGTGGTTCGTCACGCCCGACGACGGGGCCGGCTGGCCCGGCGTCTTCCATGCCGCGTGCGCGGCGGCCGGCTTCACACCTGCCACCGTGCACGAATTCCTCGGCGACCAGCTGCAGTTGCAGGGAATGATCGCCGACGGGCTCGGCGTGTCCCTCGTACAGCCCACGCTGCGGCCGATCCCGCACGTCGTCGTCAAACCGCTGATCGGTACGCCGCTGTGGTGCCGCTACGTCCTGGCCTGGCGGCCTGAAACCGTGGCCGGCGAACTCGCCGAGACGCTGTTCCAGTCCGCCACCGCCGCCTACCGCGAACTCGCCGCGCAGTCCCCGCACTTGAGGGCCTGGGCCGCACGCACCTGGAGCCTGCCCGGGGTGTAG